The genomic DNA GCCGACTGGCTCATCCGCTCTTTCGTGGACGAGGCGCGCGTGAGCGCTTTCTACCTGATGGGCAAACGAGCCATCGACATCCTCGGCGGGCTGGTGGGTGTGACGCTGCTGGCGGTGCTCTTCCCGTGGATTGCGTTGGCCATCGTACTGGAAAGCGGCTTCCCGATTTTCTTCAAGCAAGTGCGTTCCGGGCGAGGGGGGCGGCCTTTCACCATGCTCAAGTTTCGGAGTATGCGCCCCGTACCTCCGGGGGAAGACGAGGGCAAATGGGCTGACGACGACGCCCACCGCATCACGGCGCTGGGGCGCTTCTTGCGAAAGACCCACCTGGATGAATTTCCCCAGTTCATCAATGTGCTCACTGGCGATATGAGTGTGGTCGGCCCTCGCCCCGAACAACCAGCCCTCATCGCCGACCTGGAGAAGAAAATCCCCTTTTATCGCGCCCGCCTGCTTGTCAAGCCCGGTGTGACCGGTTGGGCGCAGGTCAATTATGGCTATGTGGCCTCGGTGCAAGATACCGAAATCAAACTGGAATACGACCTCTACTACATCAAGCACCGTAGCCTGCTCTTCGATGTGATTATCATCTTGCGGACGTTAGGCACGATTTTCGGAGGGAAGGGGCGATGAGCCTCGCCCTGGTCACAGGCGGTGCGGGGTTCATCGGCTCGCACATTGTGCGGGCCTTGCTGGCCGAGGGCTGGCAGGTGCGCGTGCTCGACGATTTTTCCAGCGGCAAGCGCGAAAACCTGGCCGGGCTGACGCCCGCGCGGCTGGAAGTGCAGGAAGGCGACCTGCGCGACCCGTTAGCCCTGCGCGCCGCGCTACGCGGGGTGGTGGTGGTGTTCCACGAAGCCGCTTTCGTCTCGGTGCCCGCCTCGATGGAAGACCCGCTCACCTGCCACGAAATCAACGATGTCGGCACGGCGCGCTTGCTGGAAGCCGCGCGGCAGGCCGGCGTCGCGCGGGTCGTGCTGGCTTCCAGCGCCGCGGTGTACGGCGACAGCACGGCCTTCCCCCTGCGCGAAGACCAGCCCCCGCGTCCCCTCTCCCCCTACGCTGCCACCAAAGCCGCCAACGAACTTTACGCCCGCCTCTACACGGCGGCTTTCGACTTGCCGGTGACTGCCTTGCGTTACTTCAACGTCTATGGCCCGCGCCAACGCCCCGATAGCCCCTACGCGGCGGCCATTCCCATTTTTGCACGGCGGATGCTGGCAGGGCAACCGCCCACCATCTTCGGCGATGGCGGGCAGCGGCGCGATTTCGTCTTCGTGGGCGACGTGGCCCAGGCCAACCTGCGCGCCGCCGAAAGCGAAGCCGCCGCGGGGGAAACCATCAACATCTGCACAGGCCATGAAGTGACCCTGCTGGAACTCCTTGCCACGCTGCAGGAACTCATCCCCGACGCACCAGCGCCGGTGTTCGCGTCCCCTCGCCCCGGCGACATCTACCGCTCGGTGGGCGACCCCACCAAAGCCGCCCGGCTGCTCGGTTTTCGCCCCCAAACTTCACTGCGGGAAGGGCTGGCCGAGGTGGTAGCCTGGATGCGAACCACCGCCTGAAAAGTCCCCAGGCGAGAAAGGCTCGGGGGCGGCAAAGCCACTTCAACCCAAACGCGCGAAAGGCCATTCGACCTGAAGGCCAAATGAGCGCGTTTCGGCCAAAAAACGCCAAAACCCGCCGTTTCGGCGGGTTTTTCGCGCACACGGGGGAACAACAAACCAATCAAAAGAGCGGTAGCGCAATTTTATCGGTGATGAGCAGGCAAAACGACCCCAACATGCACATGGAAAGGAAAAACAACACCGCCAGCACAAACCGCTGGACAGGCGTCATACCAAAAAGCAATTCATCTTCCGCTGTGCCGATCGCTTTAGCGGAAGTTTCGGGGTCTTCATCCTCCAAAAAATCGCCGCTCTCGCGGAAATCGTCCAACATGGTGACCTCCTCGGTAGTGCGTCGGGCGCTGGTCTAAGTTTATGGCAATTTAGGCTGGCTGTCAACCGGCCGCAGGTGGCCTTGCAGGGCATACAGGGTGTGCACATCGCCAGAAGGCAAGCGCAAGCGAAGCCCGCCGCGCGCATCGAGCCCCAGCAACACCCCTCTGACCTCGCCCGCGCGCACGCCCTGCCCGCGGTAAGCCAGGCGGCTTTCCCACGCCCGCAGAAATGCAGGGGTAGCGAGGCGATATCGCCACCACACCATGCGGCGCAGCAGCGCGGCCAGGAAACCCCACCGCGGCGGCGGGGAGCCCAGGGCATCGGCCACACACCCGGCGGGGAAATCGGCCGCCCCGGCCGGGGGTAAGGCTTCCGGTGCAAGGTTCACGCCAAGGCCCACGACCACCGCAGCGGCGCCCTCGCCTTCCCACGCGGTTTCAGCAAGCACGCCCGCGATTTTGCGGCCTTCCAGCAGCACATCGTTAGGCCATTTGAGGGAAGGCGAAAAGCCCAGGGCTTCCAGTGCCTCGGCCAGCGCCACCGCCGCCCAGGCGGTAAACCGGGCAAGGTAGGGCTGCTCGCCGGGCAAAGGCCGGGCAATGAAAGTGAAGGTCAGCGCCGCAGCCGGATGCGACCACCAGCGGTTGCCCTGTCGCCCACGGCCGCGGGTTTGCCGCTCGGCCAGCACCAGACACCCTTCCGGCGCACCTGCACCAGCCCAGGCCAACGCCTCATCATTGGTCGAGCCGGTCACGGGGTAAAAGCGCCACGTGGCCAGGGGCAATGCGCGCAATGCTTGTTGCAGCGCCGGGGGGCCAAGATGCCAACCGCCGGTCATGGCGTTCCCCCCGTGGGCGGCGGCGGAATCTGCGGCGGGGTCAGCGGCAGGCGCCCCAGCGCGCGGAAAGCCAGCGGCCCCAGCAAAAACGGCAGCCAGAAGGTAATGCCACGGTAGGCCAACGTGATGACGGCAGCCGCGCCCAACGATACATTGAGCGAATTGAGCGCCACCGTCATCACCCCTTCCACAATGCCGATGCCCGAGGGAGTGGGCGAAATGATCATGAACAACATCGCGACCGCGTACCCCCCCACCACTGTGCCCAACGAATGCGGAACATGGAAGGCCAGGAACACCAACCAGAGCACCAGCACCTGCAACATTTTGCTCACCACGCCCAGCGTGGCTGGCAGCAACACCGCATGGGGCTGGCGGCGGAGGGCTTGCAGCCCTTCCCCCGCGTCGAGAGCAAAAGTGCGCGCCCGGCTTTCGGAAAGGTAAGGGCGATGCAGCAAAGGCCACAGCAGGCGGTTGGTGCCGTGGGCCAGCGCCCCCAGCACACGCGCCAGCAAGGGGCCAGAGTAAGCCCCCAGGTAAAGCAAAGCCCCAAGCCCCAAGGCCAGGCCGGCCATCAGGATAGAGGCAATAATATCAGCCGTGGTCAAATTGTTGCGGCGGATGAGCACGACCAGCCCCAACGCCAACACTGCCAGGAACCCGGCGTATTCGAAGAAAAGGTACACCACGCCCGCGACGGTGGCACGGCTGGCTGAATAGCCCTGCTGACGGGCTTCGGCAATGTAAACGGCCAGCCCGCTCATGCCGCCGCTGGGCACCACCACGCCAAAGAAGTTTGCCCCTAAAGCCATCAACGCCAGACGAATGGGGCTTTCCTCAAGCCCCAGGGCCCGGTAAAGGATCCTCAGGTTATAGCCCGCGTTGAGGTACCACAAAACCTGCACCCCCAGGGCCAGGCCGATAAATCGCAGGTCGCCCTGCCGCAGGGTTGCCACGATGGTGTGAATTTCTGCCAGACGCCCAATGAGGAAAACAACGCCCAGCAGCAGCGCCAGGGCAAAGAGAAGTTTGCGCATGGGGGCATTATACCAAGCCAGCCAGGCCGTAGGATGCCACAAAAAAGCAGGGCGGGAAAGCATCCCGCCCTGCAGCACGGGTTCGCCTACGCGGCGTGGCGCGGCTACGGCCGCGGCCGCTCGCCCAAGGTCACCTTCAGGGTGATGACTTTGTTCCCGCGGACGACCTTAAGGGCCACGGCCTCACCGGGTTTATGGTCAAAGAGGGTATTGATGAAGGGGTGTTGATCATCAATAGGCGTGCCGCCGATCTGGGTAATGATGTCGCCGTGCTGCAAGCCCGCTTTTTCAGCCGGACTGCCAGCCGCCACCTGAACGACATACACACCCCACTTCACCGGCAGGCCATACCGGGCAGCAATGGCGGGGTTGATGCCCTGCCAATCGATGCCCAGGTAGGGGCGCGACACATAGCCCTGCTTGATGATTTGCTCGGCCACGGCGCGCACCGTGTTAGAAGGAATGGCAAAGCCCAGCCCTTCGGCAACATCGCCGCCGCCGTTGCGGACGATCAGCGTATTGATGCCAACCACTTCACCTGCCAGGTTGACCAACGGGCCACCTGAGTTACCGTGATTGATAGCCGCGTCGGTCTGGATGAGGCCTTCCATCACATAGCCGCGACCGGTGTCGAGGTTACGGCCGGTGGCGCTGACCACGCCCACCGTCACCGTGTTGCGGAAGGCGCCCAACGGCGAGCCGATGGCAATCACGGTTTCGCCAGGCTTGAGAGCATCGGAGTTGCCCAACACGGCCACACCGGGCACTTTCCCTTTCACCTGCAACACGGCCAGGTCGGCAAAGCGGTCGGTGCCCACGATGCGGGCTTCCCGCCGGGTGCCGTCGGCAAAAATGACTTCCAGTTTCCGCGTGCCGGCCACGACGTGGTTGTTGGTGATGATGTAACCTTTCTCAGACACAATCACCCCAGAGCCACTCACCTGCTCATCGGGTGTACGGCCAAAGAATGTCACCTGGCCAGGAATGACGCCAACCACGGTAACCACGGCAGGGGAAACCTTCTCAACCGCCTTGGTGATTGCGGTTTCAATCTGGGTGGTTTCCACTTTCAAGACATCGCCATTCGGCGTTTTGCCCGTGGCAGGGGCGTTGCCTTGCCCTGCGGGGGAAACCGCCGCTGCGGGCGCAGCAGCCGGCACAGCGTGCGAGGCAACCCACCAGCCTCCTGCCAGCCCACCGCAAAGCGCCGTCAGGGCGGCAGTCAGCACCCAGAGGAAGATCAGTGCAATGCGCTTGGCCTCCATGTTTCACCTCCCGAAGCCCCGGCGCGGGCGTCGGTGGGCTTCCGGCGCGGGCGTCGGGGAGATGAAAGATTTAGCGGCGGCGACGACCGCCGAAAATCAGCATGGCATAGTACATCACCTGCAAAAGCGCGGTTACCAACGCCGCCACATAAGTGAGCGCCGCCGCGTTCAGCACACGGTTCACGCCCACGGCCTCTTCCTCGGTCTGGACAATGCCGGTTTCGCGCAGCAGGCGTTTGGCACGTGCCGAAGCGTTGAGTTCCACCGGCAGCGTCACCAGGGCGAACAGCGCGCCCAACGAGAAAACCACCAGCCCAACCACTGCCAGTTGTAGGTAGTTAAGAATCAGGCCGATGAAGATCAAAATCCAGCCAAGGTAAGAGCCAATGTTGACGGCCGGCACCATCATGCTGCGAAGTTTGAGCGGGGCGTAGCCTTCCTGGTCTTGCAAGGCATGGCCAAGTTCGTGGGCGGCCACAGCCACTGAGGCCACGGAACGCCCCTGGTACACCTGCGGGGAAAGCCGCAGCACTTTGCTTCGCGGGTCGTAGTGATCGGTCAGCGTGCCGCGCACGGCTTCCACCCGCACGCCATACAGCCCGCCGTAGCGGATGAGCCGCTCGGCAGCCTCGGCGCCGGAGAGGTTGGCCTGCAACGGCACACGCGACCATTTCTTGAACGCCGAACTCACATACCATTGGGCTGCCAGCATCAACAGAAATGCCGGCGCCATGAAGATCAGGTAGTAAGGATCAAACCAGAACATAGACCTGCCCTCCGTGAGGGGTTGTTATTTGATGCCGCCAGGCGCTTTACCCGAAAGAATGAGTTCTTTGGCCTTATCCAGTTGCGGGTCGCGCTTGGCTTTGGCATCGTCTTGGGTGAATTCCACTTTGAAATCGGGCGTCAGACCCTTGCCGCTGATCTGGCGCTTCTTGGGGGTGAGCCACAACGCCACGGTAATCCGCACCGCGCCCTGGTTGTTATCCAGCGGAATCCAGTTTTGCACCGAGCCCTTGCCGTAGGTGGTCACGCCTACCAGCACAGCCCGGCCGTAATCTTGCAGCGCGCCCGAGACAATCTCAGCCGCCGACGCCGTGCCATCGTTGACCAGCACCACCATCGGCACATCGGTCGCCAGGCCGCCGCTGTGGGTCTTGTAACTCTTCAGGCTGCCGTCTTTATATTGCTCGTAGAGCACCACTTTGCCTTCCGGCAGGAACTCGGAAGCCACGTCCACAGCGGTCACGAGATACCCGCCGCCGTTGTTGCGCAGGTCCAAAATCAACCCTTTAGGATGCTGCGCCATCAAGGTTTTGAGCGTGTCGCGAAGTTCCTGGGTGGTTTTATCGCCAAAGGTGTGCAGTTGGACGTAAGCGATATCGCCATCCAGCATCTTGCCTTCCACGCTGGGGATGGTGATTTTGGCGCGGGTGATGACCACATCGAAGGGCTTTTGATCATCGCGCTTAATGGTCAGGCGCACCTTCGTGCCCGCAGGACCAAGCACCTTCCGCACCACCAGTTCGGGGTTGATGCCCGTGACGTCTTGACCATCGACGGCGATGATTTCATCGCCCGGTCGCAACCCCGCCTTCTCGGCGGGCGAGCCTTTCATCGGGGTCACGATGGTGACATATTTGCCCGAAGTGTCAACCCAGGCGCCGATGCCTTCATATTCGCCCGACAGCGAGATGTTAGCCTCGCGATATTCATCGGGGTCCATGTAAGAAGTGTGCTTGTCGCCCGTCGCGGCATACATGCCGCGAATCGCGCCCTGCACCAGTTTGACGTCGTCCAGCGGACGGACATAGTACTCATGCAACAACTTCCAGGCCTGCCAGAAGGGGGCCCAAATGTCCGTCGGGCTGGCCGTAGGCGTGGGGGTGCCAGGGCCCACAGTGGGCGGAGGCGGGGTGGAAACAGCCGCGGTGCTTCCGGCCGGGCTCTCAATGCCTTTAGCCAGGTAGCCAAGAGCAAAGCCGCCTGCAAAAGTGCCGGCGACGAGAGCCAGCACCAGCACAGCAGCCAGAAGGTAACGCCAGTAATTTTTCATCTTGAGCTCCTTATACTTCATGGTCTATAGGTAAGCGTACCACGGAGAGATTAGAAAAGTGTAAAAAGTGCCCTATTGTTTTGGAATTTGGCGGCTCCCCCGTGGGCAGGTCTCCCCCAGCGCGCCGGTGCAGCGCCTCAGGCGTCTTTCGAGGGCGGGCGCAGGTCATCGGGAATGCCCTTGACCGCCTCGCCGAGGGCTTTCCATCCCTGGTCTTCTTTGACCCACGGTGAGCGGCTGCGGCGCACCACCTTTCGCAAAATCTCCACCTGGGCATGCAGGTTTTGACGGCGCAGGCTGTAAGCCAGCAGCAACGAA from Chloroflexota bacterium includes the following:
- a CDS encoding biotin--[acetyl-CoA-carboxylase] ligase; the encoded protein is MTGGWHLGPPALQQALRALPLATWRFYPVTGSTNDEALAWAGAGAPEGCLVLAERQTRGRGRQGNRWWSHPAAALTFTFIARPLPGEQPYLARFTAWAAVALAEALEALGFSPSLKWPNDVLLEGRKIAGVLAETAWEGEGAAAVVVGLGVNLAPEALPPAGAADFPAGCVADALGSPPPRWGFLAALLRRMVWWRYRLATPAFLRAWESRLAYRGQGVRAGEVRGVLLGLDARGGLRLRLPSGDVHTLYALQGHLRPVDSQPKLP
- a CDS encoding S41 family peptidase, encoding MKYKELKMKNYWRYLLAAVLVLALVAGTFAGGFALGYLAKGIESPAGSTAAVSTPPPPTVGPGTPTPTASPTDIWAPFWQAWKLLHEYYVRPLDDVKLVQGAIRGMYAATGDKHTSYMDPDEYREANISLSGEYEGIGAWVDTSGKYVTIVTPMKGSPAEKAGLRPGDEIIAVDGQDVTGINPELVVRKVLGPAGTKVRLTIKRDDQKPFDVVITRAKITIPSVEGKMLDGDIAYVQLHTFGDKTTQELRDTLKTLMAQHPKGLILDLRNNGGGYLVTAVDVASEFLPEGKVVLYEQYKDGSLKSYKTHSGGLATDVPMVVLVNDGTASAAEIVSGALQDYGRAVLVGVTTYGKGSVQNWIPLDNNQGAVRITVALWLTPKKRQISGKGLTPDFKVEFTQDDAKAKRDPQLDKAKELILSGKAPGGIK
- a CDS encoding zinc metallopeptidase yields the protein MFWFDPYYLIFMAPAFLLMLAAQWYVSSAFKKWSRVPLQANLSGAEAAERLIRYGGLYGVRVEAVRGTLTDHYDPRSKVLRLSPQVYQGRSVASVAVAAHELGHALQDQEGYAPLKLRSMMVPAVNIGSYLGWILIFIGLILNYLQLAVVGLVVFSLGALFALVTLPVELNASARAKRLLRETGIVQTEEEAVGVNRVLNAAALTYVAALVTALLQVMYYAMLIFGGRRRR
- a CDS encoding PDZ domain-containing protein, which encodes MEAKRIALIFLWVLTAALTALCGGLAGGWWVASHAVPAAAPAAAVSPAGQGNAPATGKTPNGDVLKVETTQIETAITKAVEKVSPAVVTVVGVIPGQVTFFGRTPDEQVSGSGVIVSEKGYIITNNHVVAGTRKLEVIFADGTRREARIVGTDRFADLAVLQVKGKVPGVAVLGNSDALKPGETVIAIGSPLGAFRNTVTVGVVSATGRNLDTGRGYVMEGLIQTDAAINHGNSGGPLVNLAGEVVGINTLIVRNGGGDVAEGLGFAIPSNTVRAVAEQIIKQGYVSRPYLGIDWQGINPAIAARYGLPVKWGVYVVQVAAGSPAEKAGLQHGDIITQIGGTPIDDQHPFINTLFDHKPGEAVALKVVRGNKVITLKVTLGERPRP
- a CDS encoding flippase-like domain-containing protein, with amino-acid sequence MLSRPAFLWHPTAWLAWYNAPMRKLLFALALLLGVVFLIGRLAEIHTIVATLRQGDLRFIGLALGVQVLWYLNAGYNLRILYRALGLEESPIRLALMALGANFFGVVVPSGGMSGLAVYIAEARQQGYSASRATVAGVVYLFFEYAGFLAVLALGLVVLIRRNNLTTADIIASILMAGLALGLGALLYLGAYSGPLLARVLGALAHGTNRLLWPLLHRPYLSESRARTFALDAGEGLQALRRQPHAVLLPATLGVVSKMLQVLVLWLVFLAFHVPHSLGTVVGGYAVAMLFMIISPTPSGIGIVEGVMTVALNSLNVSLGAAAVITLAYRGITFWLPFLLGPLAFRALGRLPLTPPQIPPPPTGGTP
- a CDS encoding SDR family oxidoreductase, translated to MSLALVTGGAGFIGSHIVRALLAEGWQVRVLDDFSSGKRENLAGLTPARLEVQEGDLRDPLALRAALRGVVVVFHEAAFVSVPASMEDPLTCHEINDVGTARLLEAARQAGVARVVLASSAAVYGDSTAFPLREDQPPRPLSPYAATKAANELYARLYTAAFDLPVTALRYFNVYGPRQRPDSPYAAAIPIFARRMLAGQPPTIFGDGGQRRDFVFVGDVAQANLRAAESEAAAGETINICTGHEVTLLELLATLQELIPDAPAPVFASPRPGDIYRSVGDPTKAARLLGFRPQTSLREGLAEVVAWMRTTA